Proteins encoded by one window of Elusimicrobiota bacterium:
- the rlmCD_1 gene encoding 23S rRNA (uracil-C(5))-methyltransferase RlmCD produces the protein MTDIRIDRLALDGDGIGRLENGQAAFVPYTLPGETVQAKLLQQKKNHSRWLPEKILQPSQSRISPKCPIHFKPGASKLACGGCDWQHMPTAVQEINKRQLVIETLERLGGVEKPPVHETLHSPKDWRYRNKVQVPFARSGKKVIAGFYAPGTHQIVEFEDCLIQPLPSVEIVQFVKRHANESPWSPYDEDTGRGWIRHLLVRTNEAGQALVTLVTATDSFADRDAFVSSMRKRFPFVVGIHQNIQKGRTHAILGPKWIRLWGADAIDEVILGLRLSCSPGAFFQVNTPVAEKLYQKALEELDIERDDLVLDIYCGGGALTLAAAKRARLAIGIESVESAIRDAGRNAKQNNIRNAEFACGEAEYLMSQPNKYIESTPESQRLVLLDPPRSGCDPRVLKALLELHPRRMVYVSCHPATLARDVKILSSQYKVTSVTPVDLFPQTSHIETVCRLEHR, from the coding sequence TTGACTGACATCCGCATTGATCGGTTGGCGTTGGACGGAGATGGCATCGGCCGCCTTGAAAATGGACAGGCCGCGTTTGTGCCCTACACCTTGCCGGGGGAAACCGTTCAAGCCAAGCTGCTGCAGCAGAAGAAAAACCACTCGCGCTGGCTGCCCGAAAAGATTCTTCAACCTTCCCAATCCCGAATCAGCCCCAAATGCCCAATTCATTTTAAACCTGGGGCCTCAAAGCTGGCTTGCGGCGGATGCGATTGGCAACACATGCCCACCGCGGTTCAAGAAATCAACAAGCGACAATTGGTGATTGAAACACTCGAACGTTTGGGCGGCGTTGAAAAACCTCCCGTTCACGAAACTTTACATTCACCGAAAGATTGGCGCTACCGAAACAAAGTTCAGGTTCCCTTTGCCAGATCAGGGAAAAAAGTGATTGCCGGTTTTTACGCTCCGGGGACGCACCAGATTGTTGAATTTGAGGATTGTTTGATCCAACCCCTCCCGTCGGTCGAAATTGTTCAGTTTGTCAAACGCCACGCCAACGAAAGTCCCTGGTCGCCATATGATGAAGACACGGGGCGCGGTTGGATTCGCCACTTGTTGGTCCGCACCAACGAAGCCGGTCAGGCCTTGGTGACGTTGGTGACGGCTACGGATTCATTTGCTGATCGTGACGCGTTTGTGTCGTCCATGCGCAAACGTTTTCCGTTTGTCGTTGGTATCCACCAAAATATTCAGAAGGGGCGCACGCACGCCATTCTGGGGCCCAAATGGATTCGGCTCTGGGGCGCGGACGCGATCGATGAGGTGATTCTGGGCCTACGCCTCAGTTGTTCTCCGGGCGCTTTTTTTCAAGTGAACACGCCGGTGGCGGAGAAGCTGTATCAAAAGGCATTGGAAGAGCTGGATATCGAAAGAGATGATTTGGTGTTGGACATATATTGCGGCGGAGGGGCCCTCACTTTGGCGGCCGCCAAGAGGGCGCGGTTGGCCATTGGAATAGAGTCCGTTGAGTCCGCCATTCGCGACGCGGGGAGGAATGCGAAACAAAACAATATTCGCAATGCCGAATTCGCCTGCGGGGAAGCCGAATATCTGATGTCCCAACCCAACAAATATATTGAATCAACACCCGAGTCCCAACGTTTGGTTTTGCTTGATCCGCCCCGGTCCGGTTGTGATCCGCGGGTCTTAAAAGCGCTGCTCGAGCTCCATCCGCGGCGGATGGTCTATGTGTCCTGCCATCCGGCCACTTTGGCGCGTGATGTGAAAATTCTATCGAGTCAATATAAAGTCACGTCCGTTACTCCAGTCGATTTGTTTCCCCAAACTTCCCACATCGAAACGGTATGCCGTCTGGAACATCGGTAA